The following are encoded together in the Bradyrhizobium sp. CCGUVB1N3 genome:
- the gyrA gene encoding DNA gyrase subunit A, translating to MADDDNKKPGDEPERSDIRPVSIFEEMKKSYLDYAMSVIVARALPDARDGLKPVHRRILYSMNEQGHTPDKKYVKSARVVGDVIGKYHPHGDQSIYDAMVRMAQDFSMRVPLIDGQGNFGSVDGDPPAAYRYTEARLTKAALALLADIDKDTVDFQPNYDNNETEPSVLPAKFPNLLVNGAGGIAVGMATNIPPHNLGEVIDACVALIDNPALTIDELINIVPGPDFPTGGVILGRQGIRSAYHLGRGSIVMRGKVEFETIRKDREAIIVTEIPYQVNKATMVERIAELVKEKKIEGIGDLRDESDRDGYRVVIELKRDAVPDVVLNQLYRFTPLQTSFGVNMVALDSGRPRIMHLKDLLAIFVDFRERVVTRRTKYLLAKARDRAHILVGLAIAVANIDEMIRVIRTSPDPTTARDTLMSRDWPARDVEDMLTLIDDPRHRISEDGTIRLSMEQARAILDLRLQRLTALGRDEIRDELDKLAGEIADYLDILRSRERVLGIIKAELAEVKAEFATPRRTVIMEQEGEVEDEDLIQREDMVVTVSHAGYVKRVPLSAYRAQRRGGKGRAGMQTRDEDFVSRLFVASTHTPVLFFSSRGQVYKEKVWRLPMAAPNARGKALINILPLEQGERITTIMPLPEDESTWGQLDVMFATTGGNVRRNKLSDFVDVRRSGIIAMKLDDDESIVDVQICTERDDVLLTAAGGQCIRFPVTDVRVFTGRTSMGVRGIALAKADKVISLAILRHVETTSDERSAYLKMRRAVVGEGATDEAAADAEAEETSGSFQLPQERYVEMSAAEQVVLTVSVNGYGKRTSSYEYRTTGRGGKGIVAMSVNNRNGNLVASFPVEEADQIMLVTDKGQLIRCPVEGIRIAGRSTQGVIVFDTAEDEHVVSVEHITEEAENGNGANGE from the coding sequence TTGGCCGACGACGACAACAAGAAGCCCGGCGACGAGCCGGAGCGCTCGGATATTCGCCCCGTCTCCATCTTCGAGGAGATGAAGAAGTCGTATCTCGACTACGCCATGAGCGTGATCGTGGCGCGTGCTCTACCCGATGCCCGCGACGGTCTGAAGCCGGTGCATCGCCGCATCCTGTACTCGATGAACGAGCAGGGGCACACGCCGGACAAGAAGTACGTCAAATCCGCCCGCGTGGTCGGCGACGTCATCGGTAAGTATCACCCGCACGGCGACCAGTCGATCTATGACGCCATGGTCCGCATGGCGCAGGACTTCTCGATGCGCGTGCCGCTTATCGACGGCCAGGGCAATTTCGGCTCGGTCGACGGCGATCCTCCGGCCGCCTATCGTTATACCGAAGCACGCCTGACCAAAGCGGCGCTGGCTCTGCTGGCCGACATCGACAAAGATACCGTCGATTTCCAGCCGAACTACGACAACAACGAGACTGAGCCGTCGGTTCTTCCGGCCAAGTTCCCGAACCTTCTCGTCAACGGCGCCGGCGGCATCGCCGTCGGCATGGCGACCAACATCCCGCCGCACAATCTCGGCGAGGTCATCGACGCCTGCGTCGCGTTGATCGACAATCCCGCGCTGACCATCGACGAACTCATCAACATCGTGCCGGGGCCGGATTTTCCGACCGGCGGCGTGATCCTCGGGCGCCAGGGTATCCGCAGCGCCTACCACCTTGGCCGCGGCTCGATCGTGATGCGCGGCAAGGTCGAATTCGAGACCATCCGCAAGGATCGCGAGGCGATCATTGTCACCGAGATTCCATATCAGGTGAACAAGGCGACGATGGTCGAGCGCATCGCCGAGCTGGTCAAGGAAAAGAAGATCGAAGGCATCGGCGACCTGCGCGATGAATCGGACCGCGATGGCTACCGCGTCGTCATCGAATTGAAGCGGGACGCCGTGCCGGATGTGGTGCTGAACCAGCTGTACAGATTCACGCCGCTGCAGACGAGCTTCGGCGTCAACATGGTGGCGCTCGACAGCGGCCGTCCACGGATCATGCATCTGAAGGACCTGCTGGCCATCTTCGTCGACTTCCGTGAGCGGGTCGTCACGCGCCGCACCAAGTACCTGCTCGCCAAGGCGCGCGATCGCGCCCATATCCTGGTCGGTCTGGCGATTGCGGTCGCCAATATCGACGAGATGATCCGCGTCATCCGGACCTCGCCCGACCCGACCACCGCGCGCGACACCCTGATGTCGCGCGACTGGCCGGCCCGGGACGTCGAGGACATGCTGACGCTGATCGACGATCCGCGCCACCGCATCAGCGAGGACGGCACGATCCGGCTGTCGATGGAACAGGCGAGGGCCATTCTCGACCTGCGCCTTCAGCGCCTCACCGCGCTTGGTCGTGACGAAATCCGCGACGAGCTCGACAAGTTAGCCGGCGAGATCGCCGATTATCTCGACATCCTGCGCTCGCGCGAGCGCGTGCTGGGGATCATCAAGGCCGAGCTCGCCGAGGTAAAGGCTGAGTTCGCCACGCCGCGCCGGACCGTGATCATGGAGCAGGAAGGCGAGGTCGAGGACGAAGACCTGATCCAGCGCGAGGACATGGTCGTCACGGTCTCCCATGCCGGCTACGTCAAGCGCGTGCCGCTGTCGGCCTATCGGGCCCAGCGCCGCGGCGGCAAGGGCCGCGCCGGCATGCAGACCCGCGACGAGGATTTTGTGTCGCGCCTGTTCGTGGCCTCCACGCACACACCGGTGCTGTTCTTCTCGTCGCGCGGCCAGGTCTACAAGGAGAAGGTCTGGCGCCTGCCGATGGCCGCGCCGAACGCGCGCGGCAAGGCGCTGATCAACATCCTGCCGCTCGAGCAGGGCGAGCGCATCACCACCATCATGCCGCTGCCAGAGGATGAATCCACCTGGGGCCAGCTCGACGTGATGTTCGCCACTACCGGCGGCAATGTCCGGCGCAACAAGCTCTCCGACTTCGTCGACGTGCGCCGCTCCGGCATCATCGCAATGAAGCTCGACGACGATGAATCGATCGTCGACGTGCAGATCTGCACCGAGCGCGATGACGTGCTGCTGACCGCTGCCGGCGGCCAGTGCATCCGCTTCCCCGTCACCGACGTGCGCGTGTTCACGGGGCGCACCTCGATGGGCGTGCGCGGCATCGCGCTGGCGAAGGCCGACAAGGTCATTTCGCTCGCGATCCTGCGCCACGTCGAGACGACTTCGGACGAGCGCTCGGCGTACTTGAAGATGCGCCGCGCGGTCGTCGGTGAAGGTGCGACTGATGAAGCTGCAGCGGACGCCGAGGCCGAGGAGACCTCCGGCAGCTTCCAGCTCCCGCAGGAGCGCTATGTCGAGATGTCGGCGGCCGAGCAGGTGGTGCTCACCGTGTCCGTCAACGGCTATGGCAAGCGGACCTCGTCCTACGAGTACCGCACCACGGGCCGCGGCGGCAAAGGCATCGTCGCCATGAGCGTCAACAACCGCAACGGCAATCTGGTGGCGTCCTTCCCCGTGGAGGAGGCCGACCAGATCATGCTCGTCACCGACAAGGGCCAGCTCATTCGCTGCCCGGTCGAGGGCATCCGCATCGCCGGCCGCTCCACGCAGGGCGTGATCGTGTTCGACACCGCCGAGGACGAGCACGTCGTCTCGGTCGAGCACATCACGGAAGAGGCGGAGAACGGCAACGGGGCGAATGGCGAATAG
- a CDS encoding potassium transporter Kup, with amino-acid sequence MTMGALGVVYGDIGTSPLYALKEAAKAAAHGGTVTQDAVLGVASLILWALLLIISLKYALLILRADNRGEGGIVALLALLHARHAQPGTWRAHLLVVGLVGAALLYGDGAITPAISVLSAIEGLKVDAPSLAPVVVPVTIAILIGLFMMQKQGTGFIGRIFGPVMLAWFGVLAALGIHGIVKAPAVLAALSPLYAFEFLIHQDFHVSFAILGAAFLAVTGGEAMYADMGHFGRLPIRLAWFAICLPALVLNYFGQAALLITDPTMIENPFFQLCPDVLHYPLVAFSAVATVIASQAIISGVFSLTQQSIQLGFLPRMQIRHTQSDAIGQIYVPLVNWLLAAATLGAVLAFGTSDALAGAYGIAVSLLMAITTLLAALVAIQWGYSPWIVVAVNGFFFAIDTIFFAANSIKLFEGGWFPLLLAGFVAFLMLTWRSGVKLVERARAKLRQPEEDLIETAVNKCRARLPGTAVYLASAPKGVPLALTQFVKHNRVLHERLLLVTVLIEEVPHVPDEERAEVIEIIPAITRVVLHYGFMQNPTIYEGLKLACRQGKLPGIDLSDITYYVGRETIIPSEDIPGMWVWRESLFAFLQRNAERSAAFFGVPTGQVVEFGTELEI; translated from the coding sequence ATGACCATGGGCGCCCTCGGGGTCGTCTATGGCGATATCGGAACCAGCCCTCTTTATGCCCTGAAGGAAGCCGCCAAGGCGGCCGCGCATGGCGGGACGGTGACCCAGGATGCCGTGCTCGGCGTTGCGTCCCTGATCCTGTGGGCGCTGCTCCTGATCATCTCGCTGAAATACGCGCTGCTGATCCTGCGCGCCGATAACCGCGGCGAAGGCGGAATCGTGGCGTTGCTGGCACTGCTGCATGCTCGTCACGCCCAGCCGGGCACCTGGCGCGCGCATCTCCTCGTGGTCGGCCTCGTCGGCGCCGCCCTGCTCTATGGCGACGGAGCGATCACGCCGGCGATCTCGGTCCTGAGCGCCATCGAAGGCCTGAAAGTCGATGCGCCGTCGCTCGCGCCCGTCGTGGTGCCCGTCACGATCGCCATCCTGATCGGCCTCTTCATGATGCAGAAGCAGGGCACCGGCTTCATCGGCCGGATCTTCGGTCCGGTCATGCTGGCCTGGTTCGGCGTGCTTGCCGCGCTCGGCATCCACGGCATCGTCAAGGCGCCGGCGGTGCTTGCCGCGCTGAGCCCGCTCTATGCCTTCGAATTCCTGATCCACCAGGATTTCCACGTCTCCTTTGCGATTCTCGGCGCGGCCTTCCTGGCGGTGACCGGCGGCGAGGCGATGTATGCCGACATGGGGCATTTCGGACGCTTGCCGATCCGGCTGGCCTGGTTCGCCATTTGCCTGCCGGCCTTGGTGCTCAACTATTTCGGCCAGGCGGCGCTCCTGATCACCGACCCCACGATGATCGAGAATCCGTTCTTCCAGCTCTGCCCGGATGTCCTGCATTACCCGCTGGTCGCCTTCTCGGCGGTTGCGACCGTGATCGCCTCGCAGGCGATCATCTCGGGCGTGTTCTCGCTGACCCAGCAATCGATCCAGCTCGGCTTCCTGCCGCGGATGCAGATCCGTCACACCCAGAGCGATGCGATCGGCCAGATCTATGTGCCGCTTGTGAACTGGCTGCTCGCCGCCGCAACGCTCGGCGCGGTGCTCGCCTTCGGCACGTCGGACGCGCTTGCCGGCGCCTATGGCATCGCGGTGTCGCTCTTGATGGCGATCACAACGCTGCTCGCCGCGCTGGTCGCGATCCAGTGGGGCTACTCGCCCTGGATCGTGGTCGCGGTCAACGGCTTCTTCTTCGCGATCGATACGATCTTCTTCGCGGCCAATTCGATCAAGCTGTTCGAAGGCGGCTGGTTTCCGCTGCTGCTCGCGGGCTTCGTCGCCTTCCTCATGTTGACCTGGCGTAGCGGCGTCAAGCTCGTCGAGCGCGCCCGCGCGAAGCTCCGCCAGCCCGAGGAGGATCTGATCGAGACCGCCGTCAACAAGTGCCGCGCCAGGCTTCCCGGCACCGCCGTCTATCTGGCCTCGGCGCCGAAAGGCGTGCCGCTGGCGCTGACGCAATTCGTCAAGCACAACCGCGTCCTGCATGAACGCCTGCTGCTCGTAACCGTGCTGATCGAGGAAGTGCCGCACGTCCCCGACGAGGAGCGCGCCGAGGTGATCGAGATCATCCCGGCGATCACGCGCGTCGTCCTTCATTACGGCTTCATGCAGAACCCGACCATCTATGAGGGGCTGAAGCTCGCCTGCCGGCAGGGCAAGCTGCCCGGCATCGACCTCTCCGACATCACCTATTACGTCGGCCGCGAGACGATCATCCCGAGCGAGGACATTCCGGGCATGTGGGTCTGGCGCGAGTCGCTGTTCGCGTTCCTGCAACGTAACGCCGAACGTTCCGCCGCGTTCTTCGGCGTGCCGACGGGACAGGTCGTGGAGTTCGGCACGGAGCTCGAGATCTAG
- the coaD gene encoding pantetheine-phosphate adenylyltransferase, translating into MPRIAFYPGSFDPITNGHLDVVRHAVPLCDRLVVALGVHPGKKPLFSTEERLKMLHDVCEPIAAQAGCIFEATTFDDLTVTAARKHGATIMIRGLRDGTDLDYEMQLAGMNEAMAPEVHTVFLPASPMVRPITATLVRQIAGMGGDVSAFVPPLVASLLKAKFAG; encoded by the coding sequence ATGCCGCGTATCGCCTTTTATCCGGGTTCCTTCGATCCCATCACCAACGGCCATCTGGACGTGGTCCGGCATGCCGTTCCCCTGTGCGACCGGCTGGTCGTGGCGCTTGGCGTGCACCCCGGCAAGAAGCCGCTGTTCTCGACCGAGGAGCGGCTGAAGATGCTCCACGACGTCTGCGAACCGATCGCCGCACAGGCCGGCTGCATTTTCGAGGCCACGACCTTCGACGACCTGACTGTGACCGCGGCGCGCAAGCATGGCGCGACCATCATGATCAGGGGCCTTCGCGATGGCACCGACCTCGACTACGAAATGCAGCTCGCCGGCATGAACGAGGCCATGGCGCCCGAGGTGCATACCGTCTTCCTGCCGGCCTCACCCATGGTCCGCCCGATCACCGCCACACTGGTGCGCCAGATCGCCGGCATGGGCGGGGATGTCTCGGCATTCGTGCCGCCTCTCGTCGCAAGCCTGCTCAAGGCAAAATTCGCCGGCTAA
- a CDS encoding peptidylprolyl isomerase: MIRRLAILATIFAALIGIAPAVAQTLPAGLDKANALVIDTTKGRIVIKLRTDLAPQHAERLKQLAREGFYNNVPFHRVMDGFMAQTGDGQNGNGTGGSKYPNLKQEFSKVHFARGIVGMARRGDSVDTANSQFFIMFADGGSLDGQYTVIGEVVQGMDVVDKLKKAPPGSGSGTVTDPDKMVKVQVASDIK; encoded by the coding sequence ATGATCCGTCGTCTCGCAATCCTTGCCACGATCTTTGCCGCGCTGATCGGCATTGCCCCTGCGGTCGCCCAGACCTTGCCGGCGGGCCTCGACAAGGCCAACGCACTCGTCATCGACACCACCAAGGGCCGCATCGTCATCAAGCTGCGCACGGATCTGGCGCCCCAGCATGCCGAGCGGCTGAAGCAGCTCGCGCGCGAGGGCTTCTACAACAACGTGCCGTTTCACCGCGTGATGGACGGCTTCATGGCGCAGACCGGCGACGGCCAGAACGGCAACGGCACCGGCGGCTCGAAATATCCGAACCTGAAGCAGGAATTCTCCAAGGTGCATTTCGCCCGTGGCATCGTCGGCATGGCCCGCCGCGGCGACAGCGTCGACACCGCCAATTCGCAGTTCTTCATCATGTTCGCGGACGGCGGCAGCCTCGACGGCCAGTACACCGTGATCGGCGAGGTCGTGCAGGGCATGGACGTCGTCGACAAGCTGAAGAAGGCCCCGCCCGGCTCCGGCAGCGGCACCGTCACCGATCCCGACAAGATGGTGAAGGTGCAGGTCGCCTCCGACATCAAATAG
- a CDS encoding peptidylprolyl isomerase: MSVTENTLILETTQGPVTIEMRPDLAPGHVARIKELVREGFYDGIVFHRVIDGFMAQTGCPHGTGTGGSGKKLKAEFNKEPHVRGTASMARAANPDSGDSQFFICFDDARFLDNQYTVWGKVTAGMENVDKIKRGEPVMNPDKIVKAHMAADKE, encoded by the coding sequence ATGAGCGTCACCGAAAACACCCTGATCCTCGAAACCACGCAGGGCCCCGTCACCATCGAGATGCGGCCCGACCTCGCGCCCGGCCACGTCGCGCGCATCAAGGAGCTGGTCCGCGAGGGCTTCTACGACGGTATCGTGTTCCATCGTGTGATCGACGGCTTCATGGCGCAGACAGGCTGCCCGCACGGCACCGGCACCGGCGGCTCCGGCAAGAAGCTGAAGGCCGAGTTCAACAAGGAGCCGCATGTGCGCGGCACCGCCTCGATGGCCCGCGCCGCCAACCCCGATTCCGGCGACAGCCAGTTCTTCATCTGCTTCGACGACGCGCGCTTCCTCGACAACCAGTACACCGTGTGGGGCAAGGTCACCGCGGGCATGGAGAATGTCGACAAGATCAAGCGCGGCGAGCCGGTGATGAATCCCGACAAGATCGTCAAGGCGCACATGGCGGCGGACAAGGAGTGA
- the queA gene encoding tRNA preQ1(34) S-adenosylmethionine ribosyltransferase-isomerase QueA has product MRTDLFDFDLPAERIALRPAHPRDSAKMLVVEGGGLRDHLISDLPQWLKPGDQLVVNDTKVIAAQLKGRRIGRETEPKIEATLIKRLDGSRWQALVKPAKKLTAGDRIRFGNEGKVCLLGHLDAEVEAKGSEGEVTLSFSFHGPTLDQAIADLGSPPLPPYIASKRTPDEQDLADYQTMFAANEGAVAAPTAGLHFTPALEQALRARGVGIVRVTLHVGAGTFLPVKVDDTEGHKMHAEWGTISAETADVLNTARKNGGRIVAVGTTSLRLLESAADEDGTIQPFAADTAIFITPGYRFRAVDILLTNFHLPRSTLFMLVSAFSGLETIKQAYAHAIAEGYRFYSYGDACLLFRARE; this is encoded by the coding sequence ATGCGCACCGATCTCTTCGACTTTGACCTGCCCGCCGAGCGCATCGCACTGCGCCCGGCGCATCCGCGCGACTCCGCGAAGATGCTGGTCGTGGAAGGCGGCGGGCTGCGCGATCACCTCATCTCCGATCTGCCGCAATGGCTGAAGCCGGGCGACCAGCTCGTCGTCAATGACACCAAGGTGATCGCAGCGCAGCTCAAGGGCCGACGGATCGGGCGCGAGACCGAGCCGAAGATCGAGGCGACCTTGATCAAGCGGCTCGACGGCTCGCGCTGGCAGGCGCTGGTGAAGCCTGCGAAAAAGCTCACTGCCGGTGACCGCATCCGTTTCGGCAACGAAGGCAAGGTCTGCCTGCTCGGCCATCTCGATGCCGAGGTCGAGGCCAAGGGCAGCGAAGGCGAGGTGACGCTGTCGTTCTCGTTCCACGGGCCGACGCTCGACCAGGCAATCGCCGACCTCGGCAGCCCGCCGCTGCCGCCCTACATCGCCTCGAAGCGCACGCCGGACGAGCAGGACCTAGCCGACTACCAGACCATGTTCGCAGCCAATGAGGGGGCCGTCGCAGCGCCCACCGCCGGCCTGCATTTCACGCCGGCGCTGGAGCAGGCGTTGCGCGCGCGCGGCGTCGGCATCGTCAGAGTCACGCTGCACGTCGGCGCCGGAACGTTTCTGCCGGTAAAGGTGGACGACACCGAAGGCCACAAGATGCACGCCGAATGGGGAACGATCTCGGCCGAGACGGCGGATGTGCTGAACACGGCGCGCAAGAACGGCGGCCGCATCGTTGCGGTCGGCACCACGTCATTGCGTCTCCTGGAGAGTGCAGCCGACGAGGACGGCACGATCCAACCGTTCGCGGCCGACACGGCGATTTTCATTACCCCCGGCTATAGATTCCGCGCGGTCGACATTTTGCTCACCAATTTCCACCTGCCGCGCTCGACCCTGTTCATGCTGGTGTCGGCGTTCTCGGGGCTCGAGACGATAAAGCAGGCCTACGCGCATGCGATTGCCGAAGGCTATCGCTTCTATTCGTATGGCGATGCGTGCCTGCTGTTTCGGGCGCGGGAGTGA
- a CDS encoding aspartate-semialdehyde dehydrogenase encodes MEENVSNDPVVAIVGVTGAVGAEFIATMDKRGFRVGKLKALASARSAGKTVSFRGQPVVIEELNERSFDGVDIALFSAGGSISKKYAPIAVKSGAVVVDNSSAFRMDPNVPLVIPEINASRIRDHKGIIANPNCAAITALVPLWPIHQKNRIKRVIISTYQAASGAGAAAMEELVESTRANLNGHVYTPKVMPHPYAFNLFNHNTAVDPETGYNDEETKVIKETRKIFEDETIAVGVTCVRVPVLRAHCEAITFECEKPISEDQVRAIMAQAPGVKVVDDRAKNYFPMPIDASGQDDVLVGRIRKDLSDPSGHSISMFVAADQLLKGAALNAVQIAELLPQRVMA; translated from the coding sequence ATGGAGGAGAATGTGAGTAACGATCCCGTCGTCGCGATTGTCGGCGTCACCGGTGCGGTGGGCGCCGAATTCATCGCCACCATGGACAAGCGTGGTTTCCGCGTCGGCAAGCTGAAGGCGCTGGCCAGCGCCCGCTCCGCCGGCAAGACGGTGTCGTTCCGCGGCCAGCCGGTCGTCATCGAGGAACTCAACGAGCGTTCCTTCGACGGCGTCGACATCGCGCTGTTCTCCGCCGGCGGCAGCATCTCGAAGAAGTACGCGCCGATCGCGGTGAAGTCCGGCGCCGTCGTCGTCGACAACTCCTCCGCCTTCCGCATGGACCCGAACGTGCCGCTGGTGATCCCCGAGATCAACGCGAGCCGTATCCGCGACCACAAGGGCATCATTGCGAACCCGAACTGCGCGGCGATCACCGCGCTGGTGCCGCTGTGGCCGATCCACCAGAAGAACCGCATCAAGCGCGTGATCATTTCGACCTACCAGGCCGCCAGCGGCGCCGGTGCTGCCGCGATGGAGGAGCTCGTCGAATCCACCCGCGCCAATCTCAACGGGCATGTCTATACCCCTAAGGTGATGCCGCACCCCTACGCCTTCAATCTCTTCAACCACAACACCGCTGTCGATCCCGAGACCGGCTACAACGACGAAGAGACCAAGGTCATCAAGGAGACCCGCAAGATCTTCGAGGACGAGACAATCGCCGTCGGCGTCACCTGCGTGCGCGTGCCGGTGTTGCGCGCCCATTGCGAGGCCATCACCTTCGAATGCGAGAAGCCGATCAGCGAGGACCAGGTCCGCGCCATCATGGCGCAGGCACCCGGGGTGAAGGTCGTCGACGATCGCGCCAAGAACTACTTCCCGATGCCGATCGACGCCTCGGGCCAGGACGACGTTCTCGTCGGCCGCATCCGCAAGGACCTCAGCGACCCGAGCGGGCATTCAATCTCGATGTTCGTGGCAGCGGATCAGCTTCTGAAGGGCGCAGCACTCAACGCCGTGCAGATCGCCGAGCTGTTGCCGCAGCGGGTGATGGCGTAA
- a CDS encoding PepSY domain-containing protein, with the protein MTAPMRAPKRWKPLLVLTLWAVLLPAPVYAIVASTDASASLRSEADDSAVLDQRAVDRELALFRGSAISLRQAMAIAEAQHAGSTTADVSFDGAAASPVYRVKTLHNDRVWQHAIDATTGKIVGGAAASPLDEFGADDRSNLATLKTIQHRLADAVRVAEHAASGKAISGGMVREGGRLNFAIVVMSGNDLKEVILEPPGAASRR; encoded by the coding sequence ATGACGGCACCGATGCGCGCTCCGAAACGCTGGAAACCACTGCTCGTGCTCACCCTGTGGGCGGTCCTGCTCCCCGCGCCGGTCTACGCGATCGTGGCGTCGACCGACGCGTCGGCCTCGCTCCGGAGCGAGGCCGATGACAGCGCCGTCCTGGACCAGCGCGCGGTCGACCGCGAGCTCGCGCTGTTCCGCGGCTCGGCGATTTCGCTGAGGCAGGCAATGGCGATCGCCGAGGCACAGCATGCAGGCTCGACGACTGCCGACGTCAGTTTCGACGGCGCCGCTGCCTCGCCGGTCTACCGGGTGAAAACCTTGCACAACGACCGCGTCTGGCAACACGCGATCGACGCCACAACCGGCAAGATCGTCGGCGGCGCCGCAGCCTCACCGCTCGACGAGTTCGGTGCCGATGACCGCAGCAACCTCGCCACCCTCAAGACCATCCAGCACCGACTGGCCGATGCGGTGCGAGTGGCCGAGCACGCCGCCTCAGGCAAGGCGATCAGCGGCGGCATGGTCCGCGAGGGCGGCCGGCTGAACTTCGCGATCGTCGTCATGAGCGGCAACGACCTCAAGGAGGTCATCCTCGAGCCGCCCGGCGCCGCAAGCCGGCGGTAA
- a CDS encoding TetR/AcrR family transcriptional regulator yields the protein MGLTATKTRAAKREVPKSRGGRPTKSAAIERDQRLIEVATRLFLDRGYDATSLDAVAEAARVSKPTVYARYGDKRGLFAEVLRREIARWLAPLAEAAEVQLTRPSDISVEQRLVEVGREMLMFTCGPDAVAFSRMMTSQAINFPDIAKLGKEEGWMKAVATTARFFDHLVAQGAMDLEDTGIAAEVFLDVVVGHTHRMATFGTPLEMKTAEKRMRSAIRLFLAGALGPPGRVQAASKGAVRRRPSR from the coding sequence ATGGGATTGACTGCGACCAAGACGAGAGCGGCGAAACGGGAGGTTCCGAAATCGCGCGGCGGCCGGCCGACCAAGAGCGCCGCCATCGAGCGCGACCAGCGGCTGATCGAGGTCGCCACCCGCCTGTTCCTCGATCGCGGCTATGACGCGACCTCGCTCGATGCGGTGGCGGAAGCGGCCCGGGTCAGCAAGCCCACCGTGTACGCGCGCTATGGCGACAAGCGCGGATTGTTTGCCGAGGTCCTGAGGCGCGAGATCGCGCGCTGGCTGGCGCCGCTTGCCGAGGCCGCCGAGGTGCAGCTCACGCGCCCCTCGGACATTTCAGTCGAGCAGCGCCTGGTCGAGGTCGGGCGCGAGATGCTGATGTTCACCTGCGGTCCCGACGCCGTCGCCTTCAGCCGGATGATGACGTCACAGGCCATCAACTTCCCCGACATCGCCAAGCTCGGCAAGGAGGAAGGCTGGATGAAGGCCGTCGCCACGACGGCGCGGTTCTTCGATCATCTGGTCGCGCAAGGAGCGATGGACCTCGAGGATACCGGCATCGCGGCCGAGGTCTTTCTCGACGTGGTCGTCGGCCATACCCACCGGATGGCGACGTTCGGCACACCGCTTGAGATGAAGACGGCCGAAAAGCGCATGCGCTCGGCGATCCGGCTGTTCTTGGCCGGTGCGCTCGGCCCTCCGGGCCGTGTCCAGGCCGCGTCCAAAGGCGCGGTTCGGCGCCGCCCGTCCCGCTGA